In Candidatus Chlorohelix allophototropha, one DNA window encodes the following:
- a CDS encoding chromate transporter: MNQFAYFLYFLKASLFSSGGLANLPSLHQDLIDNGLAQEADFGHAVTIGQLSPGPNGLWVISLGYLTNGFLGAILTLLAIMIPPALVLVVSAVYNRIESKAWAQGLMRGIQLASVGLVLTVSWSIVISLGFDIRSFIVGGAAFLLAFSNRVPVIVILVLAAGGGFLLYSF; the protein is encoded by the coding sequence GTGAATCAATTTGCCTATTTCCTTTATTTTCTAAAGGCTTCTTTATTCAGTTCGGGTGGCTTAGCTAATCTTCCCAGCTTGCATCAGGATTTAATTGATAATGGTTTGGCGCAGGAAGCTGATTTTGGGCATGCGGTTACTATCGGGCAATTAAGTCCCGGACCAAACGGCTTGTGGGTTATCAGCCTCGGCTACCTCACAAATGGCTTTTTAGGAGCTATTCTGACGCTGCTGGCAATAATGATCCCTCCCGCTCTTGTATTGGTTGTTTCTGCTGTGTACAACCGAATTGAGAGCAAAGCATGGGCACAGGGTTTGATGCGCGGAATCCAACTCGCCTCGGTGGGGTTGGTTTTGACTGTTAGTTGGTCAATAGTTATCTCGCTCGGTTTTGATATAAGAAGTTTTATCGTTGGTGGCGCTGCCTTTTTGCTTGCTTTCAGCAATCGTGTTCCGGTTATAGTGATCTTAGTATTGGCGGCTGGCGGCGGTTTTCTTCTGTATAGCTTCTAA
- the glgP gene encoding alpha-glucan family phosphorylase, which yields MKIISRVSVFPVMPQRITRLYELAFNLWWSWNYTAQELYRTIDSELWDELNHNTVRFLSNVEPAKLEKAAADEEFLKKYDSVLEAFDAYMNPTSTWYKDTYPEYKDKVIAYFSAEFGLHEALPIYSGGLGVLAGDHCKAASDIGLPLVGVGFLYPQGYFIQRINYDGRQEAFYEKIHFSEVPATAAVNAKGEEVVISVDLPGRKVYAKVWKIQVGRVPLYLMDTDVDPNLPSDRDLTARLYGGDHELRIMQEIVLGIGGVRALRALGIAATVYHSNDSHPVFQGLERVRELVQTQGLSFDQAKEAAAASGVFTTHTPVAAGNDVFNHDLVDRYFGSFWPYLGIDRDGFMNLARHDQPWGPGYSMTVLAMRLSNQHNGVSALHGSVSRRMWQWLWPGVDADEVPVDHVTNGIHTQTWLAPELDELYTQYLGADWKERIDDPAMWQAIDKIPDQVLWDIHCRAKKTLIEFLRKRVIQMRVEVGEGTGSVEEAGHIFDENAFTIGFARRFATYKRATLVFRDVARIQKLLGDKKRPVQIVFAGKAHPADEPGKSFIQRVHQISRQEGFEGRIVFLENYDMNMGRYLVQGVDMWLNNPIRPNEASGTSGQKAALNGVPNASILDGWWPEAYNGKNGWAIGEERTYQSQDIQDEADSLALYNLLENDIVPTYFNRDENGLPLGWIKVMKESIKTVAPYFSTRRMLKDYTNKFYISSIKQTLMLSTENYAGAKTLSSWKRAIYDGWNRVAISAKTPAESKLALGQEFKVTAQTFLGQLRPSDVVVEFLMARDDDGNLVNQEIITMELVSGPDQNSLYNYAANVKVSQGGSIVMGVRVLPTHPALTSKHELGLVRWA from the coding sequence GTGAAAATTATCAGCCGCGTTTCGGTCTTCCCCGTAATGCCGCAACGCATCACCCGACTCTATGAGCTGGCTTTCAACCTCTGGTGGAGTTGGAATTATACAGCCCAAGAATTGTATCGTACCATCGATTCTGAACTGTGGGATGAATTGAATCACAACACGGTACGCTTTCTTAGCAATGTGGAACCTGCCAAGCTAGAGAAGGCTGCTGCCGATGAGGAGTTCTTAAAAAAATACGATAGCGTTCTGGAAGCTTTCGATGCTTACATGAACCCCACATCCACTTGGTATAAGGATACTTATCCTGAATATAAGGATAAAGTAATCGCGTATTTCTCCGCAGAATTCGGTTTGCACGAAGCGCTGCCTATTTATAGCGGTGGTCTGGGCGTATTGGCTGGTGATCATTGCAAAGCAGCTAGCGACATTGGTTTGCCTCTGGTAGGAGTGGGCTTCCTTTATCCACAGGGCTATTTTATTCAGCGCATAAACTACGATGGGCGACAGGAAGCCTTCTATGAGAAAATACACTTTTCGGAAGTGCCTGCTACTGCCGCAGTTAACGCAAAGGGCGAGGAAGTAGTAATTTCGGTCGATTTACCCGGACGTAAGGTTTATGCCAAAGTCTGGAAAATTCAAGTGGGCAGAGTGCCTTTATACTTGATGGATACCGACGTTGACCCCAACCTTCCCAGCGACCGTGACCTTACCGCACGGCTCTATGGCGGCGACCACGAATTACGGATTATGCAGGAAATAGTACTTGGTATCGGTGGTGTACGCGCTTTGCGAGCGCTCGGTATTGCTGCCACCGTATATCACTCTAACGACAGCCACCCAGTATTTCAAGGTTTGGAACGGGTGCGCGAATTAGTACAGACGCAAGGGCTTAGCTTTGATCAGGCTAAAGAAGCGGCTGCCGCATCTGGCGTGTTTACTACTCATACCCCGGTTGCAGCAGGAAACGATGTTTTCAATCACGACCTCGTAGACCGCTATTTCGGTAGCTTCTGGCCTTATTTGGGAATTGACCGCGATGGTTTCATGAATCTCGCCCGTCACGACCAACCTTGGGGTCCCGGTTATAGCATGACCGTGCTGGCTATGCGCCTTTCTAACCAGCATAATGGTGTGAGTGCTTTGCATGGTTCGGTATCACGTCGGATGTGGCAGTGGCTATGGCCCGGTGTAGATGCCGATGAAGTGCCGGTTGACCATGTTACCAACGGTATTCATACCCAAACTTGGCTTGCTCCTGAACTAGATGAGCTTTATACCCAGTATCTGGGCGCGGATTGGAAAGAGCGGATTGATGACCCGGCGATGTGGCAGGCGATTGATAAAATCCCCGATCAAGTGTTGTGGGATATTCACTGTCGGGCAAAAAAGACCTTGATTGAGTTCCTCCGTAAAAGAGTTATCCAAATGCGGGTAGAGGTGGGTGAAGGTACTGGCTCGGTAGAAGAGGCAGGGCATATCTTTGACGAAAACGCCTTTACGATTGGTTTCGCCCGTCGCTTCGCCACCTATAAACGTGCTACCCTTGTGTTCAGAGATGTGGCGCGAATCCAGAAACTTTTAGGCGATAAAAAACGCCCGGTACAGATTGTGTTTGCCGGAAAAGCGCACCCTGCCGATGAACCCGGAAAGAGCTTTATCCAGCGCGTCCATCAGATTTCCCGGCAAGAGGGCTTTGAAGGTCGTATCGTGTTCCTTGAAAATTACGATATGAATATGGGTCGCTATTTGGTGCAGGGGGTTGATATGTGGTTAAACAACCCTATTCGCCCTAATGAAGCCAGCGGAACCAGTGGACAGAAAGCAGCCCTTAACGGTGTTCCTAACGCCTCCATTCTTGACGGGTGGTGGCCAGAAGCCTATAACGGTAAAAACGGTTGGGCTATCGGGGAAGAACGCACCTACCAGAGCCAAGATATACAGGATGAGGCAGATAGTCTTGCTCTATATAACTTGCTGGAAAACGATATTGTACCTACTTACTTCAATCGTGATGAGAATGGCTTGCCCCTAGGCTGGATCAAGGTTATGAAAGAGTCAATCAAAACGGTTGCTCCTTACTTTAGCACCCGACGCATGCTGAAGGATTACACTAACAAATTCTACATTTCTTCCATCAAGCAAACGTTGATGCTTTCGACCGAAAATTATGCCGGAGCTAAAACTTTAAGCTCGTGGAAACGTGCAATTTACGATGGTTGGAATCGGGTGGCGATTTCCGCTAAAACTCCTGCTGAATCCAAGTTGGCTTTGGGTCAGGAGTTTAAAGTAACTGCGCAAACGTTCTTAGGACAACTAAGACCTTCGGACGTGGTGGTAGAATTTTTGATGGCGCGCGATGACGATGGTAATCTGGTAAACCAAGAGATAATCACTATGGAGCTTGTCAGTGGTCCCGACCAGAACTCACTCTATAATTACGCTGCCAACGTCAAAGTTTCGCAAGGTGGTAGTATTGTGATGGGTGTACGTGTGCTGCCCACACACCCTGCACTTACCAGTAAGCACGAACTGGGTCTGGTACGCTGGGCTTAA
- a CDS encoding aspartate aminotransferase family protein: MTAKVTNSLDEFLAQNPTSLELYEEAQQVFPTGATHASRYWETAPGLYFERAQGAYKWDVDGHRYIDYWMGHGSLIFGHSHPVITQALVEQASRGTHLGGNHPGEVRWAQLICKLIPSAEQVRFFSSGTEATMMAMRLARTVTGREKILKLEGRFHGWNDYSSVNQSKVAPIGIPQAVADNILVLSPDLQEIEKAFAADKNIAAVILEADGASYGAVPNPPGLLAGLRDLTRREGALLIYDEIVSGFRYGPGGIQAIEGVLPDLTCLAKILAGGLNGGAVVGSREIMAVFDPASGKKFIRHHGTFNGNPLSAAAGVAALSLIAEPNAQTTLYDYIGRLAERLRSGLRGAILDAGLKGKATSYGRGSVFHVLLGAPYVVELPEDGNLLSEDFLPYFKKPEVQARLKTSLLPEVVEPLRLEMDLRGVQLMGGHGGFVSIAHTEEDIDQTVEAFSQALAALKKAGVL; this comes from the coding sequence ATGACTGCTAAAGTTACTAATAGCCTTGATGAATTTCTGGCACAAAACCCCACCTCGCTTGAATTATACGAAGAAGCGCAACAGGTTTTCCCAACCGGGGCAACGCATGCCAGTCGTTATTGGGAAACAGCGCCGGGTTTATATTTCGAGCGCGCTCAGGGAGCTTATAAATGGGATGTGGATGGGCATCGTTATATTGATTATTGGATGGGACACGGCTCACTTATTTTTGGTCACTCTCATCCGGTTATTACTCAGGCACTGGTAGAACAAGCTTCTCGCGGTACTCATCTGGGCGGCAACCATCCCGGTGAGGTGCGTTGGGCGCAACTAATTTGCAAATTGATTCCCAGCGCCGAGCAGGTGCGTTTCTTCAGCAGTGGCACCGAAGCTACTATGATGGCGATGCGTCTTGCCCGAACCGTTACCGGGCGCGAGAAAATTCTGAAGCTGGAAGGGCGCTTTCACGGTTGGAACGATTATAGCAGTGTAAATCAAAGCAAAGTTGCACCGATAGGTATTCCACAGGCGGTAGCGGACAACATATTGGTGTTAAGCCCTGACCTACAAGAGATTGAGAAAGCCTTTGCGGCGGATAAAAATATAGCGGCGGTTATATTGGAAGCCGATGGCGCAAGCTATGGCGCTGTTCCAAATCCGCCCGGTTTATTGGCGGGACTGCGAGATCTAACCCGGCGGGAAGGGGCGCTATTAATTTACGATGAGATTGTAAGCGGCTTTCGCTACGGACCGGGTGGTATTCAGGCAATCGAAGGGGTATTACCAGATTTAACTTGCCTTGCCAAAATACTGGCGGGTGGTTTGAACGGTGGTGCGGTGGTTGGTAGCCGTGAAATAATGGCGGTATTCGATCCTGCTTCCGGGAAAAAATTCATTCGCCATCATGGTACTTTCAACGGCAATCCTCTTTCTGCCGCGGCAGGTGTGGCTGCGCTTTCGCTGATTGCAGAGCCAAACGCGCAAACTACGCTTTATGATTATATTGGAAGATTGGCTGAAAGACTTCGTAGTGGATTACGTGGCGCTATTCTCGATGCAGGTTTGAAGGGGAAAGCTACTTCTTACGGTCGCGGGTCGGTTTTCCATGTGTTGCTTGGTGCGCCTTATGTAGTGGAATTGCCCGAAGACGGAAACTTGTTATCAGAGGATTTTTTGCCCTACTTTAAGAAACCCGAAGTGCAAGCCCGCCTCAAAACGAGTCTTTTACCCGAAGTGGTGGAACCGCTACGCCTTGAGATGGATTTGCGAGGAGTGCAGTTAATGGGTGGTCATGGAGGGTTTGTATCAATTGCACACACCGAAGAAGATATTGACCAAACGGTCGAGGCTTTTTCGCAAGCACTTGCCGCTCTCAAGAAAGCAGGAGTACTATAA
- a CDS encoding MGMT family protein, giving the protein MESTFSQQVYKIVKAIPKGKVMTYGQIALLLGVPRASRQVGWALHSVPEEYQVPCQRVVNRYGGLAAGYGWGGQLAHRAELEADGVEIREDFTVDLEKYQWHPTEAEIVLLQLPLESLERLNQKLAFSNERLSQPRRKNSKN; this is encoded by the coding sequence ATGGAAAGCACCTTCTCGCAACAAGTTTATAAAATTGTAAAAGCTATACCCAAAGGCAAAGTGATGACCTATGGGCAGATTGCTTTGCTGCTAGGTGTGCCACGTGCCAGCCGACAAGTAGGATGGGCTTTGCATAGCGTTCCCGAAGAATATCAAGTGCCTTGCCAGCGCGTGGTAAATCGCTATGGCGGGTTGGCGGCAGGCTATGGCTGGGGTGGGCAACTGGCACATCGTGCCGAACTTGAGGCAGATGGCGTTGAGATTCGCGAGGATTTCACCGTTGATCTTGAAAAATATCAGTGGCATCCAACTGAAGCTGAGATTGTGCTACTTCAGCTACCTCTCGAATCGCTCGAACGGCTGAATCAAAAATTGGCTTTCAGTAATGAGCGGCTGAGTCAGCCGAGAAGGAAAAACTCTAAGAATTAG
- a CDS encoding vWA domain-containing protein, with protein sequence MLYRYSRWDGTQQVFPFDAEEIMEELSKELIDDNFSDLNNALQKLYRWGLNGPMNERMPGLQDLMEKLRAMRQAEMNRYDLDSVMQDIKEKLDSIVNKEQTGLQRRLDETANSEEKALRQLLEKQVAKKQQFLRDMPKDPGGQLRKLSDYEFMDADARQEFQELMQMIQQQILGSYFQGMKQAMENITPEDMNQMREMVQDLNQMLQDRAQGKEPKFQQFMQKWGQFFPPGINSLDELIKHMQKQMAQMQSLMNSMSPEQRRQLESMMQAMLKDDRMRMELARLAANLEQLYPMRGMNQRYPFQGDEQLGLGEAMDLMQRLQQMDQLEQELKDIQYGRKGLNSLDEQQLQDLMGEEAAATLERLKELTRILEEAGYIEKNGNRFELTPRGMRKIGQKALKDIFTQLKKDSFGKHKTSLVGSGGERTDIGKKYEFGDPFLLDLEETVMNAVFREGQGTPVRIRPEDFEVYRTELMTSSSTVLMLDMSRSMILRNCWAAAKKVAMALNALIRSQFPRDNLYIIGFSDRARMLQPESLTQITWNEYVYGTNMQHGFMMARQLLGRHKSGNKQIIMITDGEPTAHIEEDGEVFFSYPPTSRTFQETLKEVTRCTRDQIVINTFMLEKSKYLAHFVEQMTKINKGRAFYASPESLGEYILVDYVSSKKKHVK encoded by the coding sequence ATGCTGTACCGATATTCCCGTTGGGATGGCACTCAACAGGTATTCCCTTTTGACGCTGAAGAAATAATGGAAGAGCTGAGCAAAGAACTGATAGATGATAATTTCAGTGATTTGAATAATGCTCTCCAGAAACTTTATCGCTGGGGTTTGAACGGACCTATGAATGAACGCATGCCCGGTTTGCAGGACTTGATGGAAAAGTTGCGAGCAATGAGGCAAGCGGAAATGAATCGCTATGACCTCGATTCGGTAATGCAGGACATCAAAGAAAAACTGGATAGTATAGTCAATAAAGAGCAAACGGGCTTACAACGCCGTCTGGATGAAACCGCCAACAGTGAAGAAAAAGCCTTGCGCCAATTGCTTGAAAAGCAAGTTGCCAAAAAACAACAGTTCCTCCGTGACATGCCTAAAGACCCAGGAGGGCAATTGCGCAAACTCTCCGATTACGAATTTATGGATGCAGATGCACGGCAAGAATTTCAAGAGCTAATGCAGATGATCCAGCAGCAGATTCTGGGTAGCTATTTCCAAGGCATGAAACAGGCAATGGAAAACATTACGCCTGAAGATATGAACCAAATGCGCGAAATGGTTCAGGATTTGAACCAAATGCTGCAAGACCGAGCGCAGGGCAAAGAACCCAAGTTCCAGCAATTTATGCAGAAATGGGGGCAGTTCTTTCCACCCGGTATAAATAGCCTAGATGAACTCATCAAGCATATGCAAAAGCAGATGGCACAAATGCAATCCTTGATGAATAGCATGTCGCCTGAACAGCGTCGCCAGCTTGAAAGTATGATGCAGGCAATGTTGAAAGATGACCGGATGCGTATGGAGTTGGCGCGGTTGGCAGCGAACCTTGAACAGCTTTATCCAATGCGCGGAATGAACCAGCGTTATCCTTTTCAGGGGGATGAACAACTGGGTTTAGGCGAAGCGATGGATTTGATGCAACGCTTACAACAGATGGATCAGCTTGAACAAGAGCTTAAGGACATCCAGTACGGCAGAAAAGGTTTAAACAGCCTCGATGAACAACAACTACAAGACTTGATGGGTGAAGAAGCTGCCGCTACCCTAGAGCGTCTCAAGGAATTAACCCGCATACTGGAAGAAGCAGGTTATATTGAAAAAAATGGCAACCGCTTCGAGCTTACCCCGCGTGGTATGCGCAAAATCGGACAGAAAGCCCTCAAGGACATTTTCACACAGTTGAAAAAAGACAGTTTTGGCAAGCACAAAACCAGCCTAGTAGGTTCAGGTGGTGAGCGCACCGACATTGGCAAGAAATACGAATTCGGCGACCCCTTCCTGCTAGACCTAGAAGAAACGGTAATGAATGCAGTTTTCCGGGAAGGGCAAGGCACACCTGTGCGAATCCGCCCGGAAGATTTCGAGGTGTACCGCACCGAGTTGATGACTTCCTCCTCTACCGTACTGATGCTGGATATGAGCCGTTCTATGATTCTGCGCAATTGCTGGGCAGCCGCTAAAAAAGTGGCAATGGCGCTCAATGCCCTAATACGTTCGCAGTTTCCAAGAGATAATTTGTATATCATCGGTTTTAGTGATCGGGCACGAATGCTTCAACCGGAGAGCCTCACCCAAATTACTTGGAACGAATATGTCTATGGCACTAATATGCAACATGGTTTTATGATGGCGCGTCAGTTGTTGGGTAGGCATAAATCCGGCAACAAACAAATCATCATGATTACCGATGGTGAGCCAACCGCCCATATCGAAGAAGACGGAGAAGTTTTCTTCAGCTACCCGCCCACCAGTCGCACCTTCCAAGAAACTTTAAAAGAGGTTACACGCTGTACCCGTGACCAGATTGTGATTAACACCTTCATGCTAGAAAAAAGCAAATATCTGGCGCATTTCGTCGAGCAAATGACCAAAATCAACAAAGGGCGCGCCTTCTACGCCTCGCCGGAAAGTTTAGGCGAGTATATCTTGGTTGACTACGTAAGTAGTAAGAAAAAGCATGTAAAGTAA
- a CDS encoding chromate transporter, with translation MVTGTSSQPTVSLFKLLKLWAAIGIQSFGGGPSTQFFIFRTFVEKYHWLSEEEYLRYWAMCGIVPGVNLLSLCILIGRKLGGAKGMVVSGLALMLPSAAITLLLTIVFLGIQNLPAVQAMLKGIVPATSGLMLLVGLRTARPLLRKSKKEGWFSVLVACLIIALCVALILLAKVQVFVLLVGMGFFGALVLPLFSKSTEKAENQ, from the coding sequence TTGGTAACCGGAACAAGCAGTCAACCCACAGTTAGTTTGTTTAAGCTGCTCAAACTATGGGCTGCAATAGGGATTCAATCGTTTGGGGGAGGACCTTCCACCCAGTTCTTTATATTTCGCACCTTCGTGGAAAAATACCATTGGCTTAGCGAAGAAGAATACCTTCGTTACTGGGCGATGTGCGGTATTGTGCCCGGCGTTAACTTGCTCTCTCTTTGTATTTTAATCGGGCGCAAACTGGGTGGTGCAAAGGGTATGGTGGTTTCAGGATTGGCTCTTATGTTACCCAGCGCGGCTATTACTTTATTGCTTACCATCGTTTTCCTAGGAATCCAGAATCTCCCGGCAGTTCAGGCTATGCTAAAAGGAATAGTTCCGGCTACTAGTGGCTTGATGTTACTAGTTGGACTCAGAACCGCGCGCCCGCTTTTGAGAAAAAGCAAGAAAGAAGGTTGGTTCAGTGTGTTGGTTGCTTGCTTGATTATTGCTTTGTGCGTAGCCTTGATATTGCTGGCAAAAGTGCAGGTATTTGTTTTATTGGTGGGGATGGGATTTTTTGGCGCGCTAGTCTTGCCCTTATTTTCAAAATCTACGGAAAAAGCTGAAAACCAGTGA
- a CDS encoding J domain-containing protein, protein MDFDPYKILKVDPTADEEVISAAYRALSKKYHPDLNKSAEAQTQMQQVNRAYEMLKDSVSRAKVDAELARKSSSQSSGQGMRPSYTQPNYNPPQNYGTGGFQRNQPVSKGTERIYVATPDDNTFYLYQKRLVDDKEHKLLRIGVYHDKLFGKICNINATAPDVSGKISSGSVFIQSLEMFDLTDAITEALAAMEKPLYPIETNSDHNVFYRRQINGLNSTYLVLEVIKRLKSDAKIVLFLIGERRGEGVVASQTQAQLKQLEKIFTEAFATMR, encoded by the coding sequence ATGGATTTCGACCCTTATAAGATCTTGAAAGTTGACCCTACTGCTGACGAAGAGGTTATTTCCGCAGCTTATCGAGCATTAAGCAAAAAGTACCACCCTGATTTGAATAAATCTGCGGAGGCGCAAACCCAAATGCAACAGGTGAATCGCGCCTACGAAATGTTAAAAGACTCCGTCTCTCGCGCTAAAGTTGATGCAGAGCTTGCCCGTAAGAGTTCTTCCCAGAGTAGCGGGCAGGGTATGCGCCCTTCTTATACTCAACCCAATTACAACCCCCCCCAAAATTATGGAACGGGCGGATTTCAGCGTAATCAGCCGGTTAGTAAAGGAACAGAGCGGATTTATGTAGCCACTCCCGATGACAATACTTTCTATCTGTACCAGAAAAGGTTGGTAGATGATAAGGAACATAAATTGCTTCGGATAGGGGTGTATCACGACAAGCTATTCGGGAAAATTTGCAATATCAATGCCACCGCGCCGGACGTGAGCGGGAAAATTAGCAGTGGTTCGGTTTTCATCCAATCCTTGGAGATGTTTGACCTGACCGATGCAATAACCGAAGCGTTGGCTGCGATGGAAAAACCACTCTATCCCATTGAAACCAATAGTGATCATAACGTTTTTTATCGTCGCCAGATTAATGGACTTAACAGCACTTATCTGGTTTTGGAAGTAATCAAACGCTTGAAATCAGATGCCAAGATTGTTCTGTTTTTGATAGGAGAACGACGTGGTGAAGGCGTAGTAGCTTCCCAGACTCAGGCGCAGTTAAAACAATTGGAGAAAATATTTACCGAGGCTTTTGCGACAATGCGCTAA
- a CDS encoding c-type cytochrome, with protein MPIRQPKQSRNVTSVLGDVPVQLTVLGVWLTGIAIGVVMLLLIVLPNSLGNNKVIPANLASADFTNYSQIDPVVYKQYATDGKKVFSLKCQICHAVGGTAATGLGPRLDRSFNARDANFIIKQVRFGVYGPQQQTGMPYFKEKLADDNDPYPYVISPQELYQVTVYLRSIQLAPRGPKP; from the coding sequence ATGCCCATTAGACAGCCAAAACAATCGCGCAACGTTACCTCTGTATTAGGGGATGTGCCGGTGCAGCTTACAGTACTAGGAGTCTGGCTTACTGGCATTGCCATTGGCGTTGTAATGCTTCTGCTCATCGTACTTCCCAATTCGCTTGGCAATAACAAGGTGATTCCGGCAAACTTGGCTTCTGCTGATTTTACCAACTACAGCCAGATTGATCCGGTAGTTTACAAACAGTATGCCACAGATGGCAAAAAGGTTTTCAGTCTGAAATGCCAAATTTGCCATGCAGTAGGAGGTACTGCTGCAACAGGGCTTGGACCACGCCTTGATCGCAGCTTTAACGCCCGTGATGCCAATTTTATAATTAAGCAGGTGCGGTTTGGTGTTTATGGTCCGCAGCAACAAACAGGTATGCCTTACTTTAAAGAAAAATTGGCAGATGATAATGACCCTTATCCATACGTTATCAGCCCTCAAGAGCTTTACCAAGTAACCGTTTACCTGCGCTCTATTCAGTTAGCACCACGTGGTCCCAAGCCGTAA
- a CDS encoding c-type cytochrome, with protein sequence MSNEVKENNPSGDAQNGVSPVFFGLVLFGILLIAVFVMLLLTLNDTKETPAPANLDPIALQGKALFSQQGKCDVCHSAEGRKAGIGPRLSTLNLGDATIRNIIRNGREAMPANTVLSEDDITKIMAYMKALKLAAAGT encoded by the coding sequence ATGTCCAATGAAGTAAAAGAAAATAATCCATCGGGCGATGCGCAAAATGGCGTTTCGCCCGTATTTTTCGGGTTGGTGTTGTTCGGTATATTGCTGATAGCTGTATTCGTTATGCTCCTTTTAACACTTAACGATACCAAAGAGACCCCTGCTCCTGCTAATCTTGATCCAATTGCTTTGCAAGGCAAGGCGCTTTTCTCGCAACAAGGAAAATGTGACGTTTGCCACTCGGCAGAGGGACGCAAAGCTGGAATCGGTCCTCGCCTTAGTACGCTCAATTTAGGTGATGCTACAATTCGCAATATAATTCGGAATGGTAGAGAGGCGATGCCCGCCAATACGGTGCTCAGTGAGGACGATATTACTAAAATAATGGCATATATGAAAGCGCTCAAATTGGCAGCCGCGGGTACCTAA